In bacterium, one genomic interval encodes:
- a CDS encoding metalloregulator ArsR/SmtB family transcription factor, with product MKTNEGCISELSMDLLERMAGALKILAHPCRLKLVEILQREGDLPVHLIMARLQIPQATISQHLNQMRRAGLVKAVRKGKEVWYGIADPSALTILDCIRKKQLSAGSKQ from the coding sequence ATGAAAACGAATGAAGGCTGCATTTCTGAATTGTCTATGGATCTTTTGGAGCGGATGGCGGGGGCATTGAAAATTTTGGCGCATCCGTGTCGGCTTAAGTTGGTCGAGATTCTCCAAAGAGAAGGGGATTTGCCGGTACATCTCATTATGGCTCGACTTCAGATTCCGCAGGCAACGATCTCGCAACATTTAAATCAGATGCGGCGGGCCGGCTTAGTGAAGGCGGTGAGAAAAGGTAAAGAGGTGTGGTATGGCATTGCCGATCCTAGCGCCTTAACCATTCTGGATTGTATACGGAAGAAACAGTTGTCAGCGGGCAGTAAGCAGTAG
- a CDS encoding FAD-dependent oxidoreductase yields the protein MKILVIGGVAAGMSAAARARRLDETAEIVVLERSKHVSFANCGLPYHVGGVIKERDNLLLQTPQSLKASLNLDVRVGHEARGIDRQRRTVQVMELASGREYDESYDKLVLAPGAVPIRPNLTGIDHPRVFVLRNIEDMDLIKGIVDGGARKAVVIGGGYIGVEMAENLRERGLDVELVEMADQIIPPLDREMARDLEVHMADHGIKLHLGLAAAAFREDSGRVAVELTNATVLSADLAILAAGVRPDTALARAAGLTLGARGGIQVDLHMRTSDPDIYAAGDAIEVVDMVTGQPALIPLAGPANRQGRIAGENICGRDTAYSSTQGTAIVKIFDMTGGGTGASEKTLKRTGRPFLKIYLHPSGHAGYYPGSAQMHIKVLFEPGSGKLLGAQVVGYDGVDKRLDVFATAIRAGMTISQLQHLELAYAPPYASAKDPVNMAGFIGDNLLRGDLVLWYAEEFPIKTADGLILDVRSPQEYELWHIPGAVNIPLGKLRAQLDKIPKDRMVYLYCKVGFRSYLAYRLLRQRGISKLATLAGGSLTFCSVHDESVCKDPASHEKPKPLLSYAEEPKVSQIMAAVKTVEVDCCGMQCPGPIKRLKDEMDKLSPGDQLTICATDPGFFSDAPAWCRRNGHEIQNIKREAGRIVAHIRKGDVSATPAGNGGAPKDKKTFVIFSNDLDKVMAGFVMANGALAMGCEVTLFFTFWGINTLRKPGPQASGKGLLDNMFGWMMPKGPEALTLSKMNMMGMGTAMMKMVMKKKNVDSLPALIAAARFAGAKLVVCTMSMDVMGIKPEELIDGIEYGGVAAFLGEADQSNVTMFI from the coding sequence ATGAAAATACTTGTTATAGGTGGGGTAGCTGCGGGAATGTCGGCGGCCGCTCGTGCGCGGCGGTTGGACGAAACTGCTGAAATTGTGGTTTTGGAACGTAGCAAGCATGTATCCTTTGCTAATTGCGGCTTGCCCTATCATGTTGGTGGCGTCATTAAGGAGCGCGATAATCTTTTGCTTCAAACCCCGCAAAGTCTGAAGGCTTCTCTAAACCTGGATGTCCGTGTAGGGCATGAAGCACGGGGAATTGACCGCCAACGGCGCACCGTACAGGTGATGGAATTGGCGTCCGGACGTGAATACGATGAGTCGTATGACAAATTGGTTTTAGCGCCCGGTGCTGTGCCGATCCGTCCTAATTTAACCGGGATTGATCACCCTCGTGTATTTGTTCTGCGCAACATCGAGGACATGGATTTGATCAAGGGGATTGTGGATGGGGGCGCACGTAAAGCGGTGGTCATTGGTGGGGGGTATATTGGCGTTGAGATGGCAGAGAATCTGCGTGAGCGCGGGCTCGACGTTGAGCTGGTCGAGATGGCGGATCAAATCATTCCTCCCTTGGATCGTGAGATGGCTCGGGATCTCGAAGTCCATATGGCTGATCATGGCATCAAATTGCATCTTGGATTGGCTGCTGCCGCTTTTCGTGAGGACTCAGGCCGCGTAGCGGTCGAATTGACGAATGCCACGGTTCTTTCTGCGGATCTGGCCATTTTGGCGGCGGGGGTACGTCCAGACACGGCTTTGGCTCGTGCGGCTGGCCTGACGTTGGGTGCACGCGGTGGGATTCAGGTTGATTTACATATGCGGACCTCGGATCCGGACATTTATGCGGCTGGGGATGCTATTGAAGTGGTGGATATGGTCACCGGTCAACCGGCGTTGATTCCGCTTGCGGGGCCTGCAAATCGGCAAGGTCGTATTGCGGGGGAAAATATTTGCGGTCGTGATACGGCATATTCATCCACGCAGGGTACGGCGATCGTTAAAATATTTGATATGACCGGCGGTGGTACCGGTGCCTCGGAAAAGACCTTGAAGAGAACCGGGCGTCCCTTCCTTAAGATTTATCTGCATCCCTCCGGCCACGCCGGCTATTATCCGGGCTCTGCCCAGATGCATATCAAGGTGCTCTTTGAACCGGGTTCAGGAAAATTGCTGGGCGCGCAAGTGGTGGGATATGATGGGGTCGATAAGCGGTTGGATGTCTTTGCCACAGCCATCCGGGCAGGTATGACCATTTCCCAGTTGCAACACCTGGAGTTGGCTTATGCTCCTCCCTATGCTTCCGCCAAAGATCCTGTCAATATGGCCGGTTTCATTGGCGATAACCTGCTTCGGGGTGATCTGGTTCTGTGGTATGCAGAAGAGTTTCCCATCAAGACCGCTGATGGTTTAATATTGGATGTCAGAAGCCCTCAGGAATATGAGCTTTGGCATATTCCCGGGGCCGTCAATATCCCGCTTGGGAAGCTGCGCGCTCAGTTGGACAAAATCCCCAAAGATCGCATGGTCTATCTGTATTGCAAGGTAGGTTTTCGGAGTTATTTGGCGTATCGCTTGCTGCGGCAGCGTGGAATTTCAAAATTGGCCACCCTGGCCGGGGGCTCTCTGACTTTTTGCAGCGTACACGATGAGTCAGTTTGCAAGGATCCGGCAAGCCATGAAAAACCAAAACCCTTGCTCTCTTATGCTGAGGAACCCAAAGTGTCGCAGATTATGGCGGCCGTAAAAACAGTTGAGGTCGATTGCTGCGGAATGCAATGTCCGGGGCCGATCAAACGGCTGAAAGATGAAATGGACAAGCTTTCACCAGGAGATCAACTCACAATATGCGCTACAGATCCTGGATTTTTCAGTGATGCGCCCGCTTGGTGTCGTCGTAATGGACATGAAATTCAGAACATCAAACGTGAAGCGGGGAGAATTGTGGCCCATATCCGTAAAGGCGATGTGTCTGCGACTCCCGCCGGCAATGGCGGTGCTCCGAAGGATAAGAAGACGTTTGTAATATTCTCAAATGATCTGGACAAGGTCATGGCGGGGTTTGTGATGGCAAATGGGGCGCTGGCTATGGGGTGCGAGGTTACTTTGTTTTTCACATTCTGGGGTATTAATACCTTACGCAAGCCGGGCCCGCAGGCTTCAGGGAAAGGCCTTCTCGATAACATGTTTGGCTGGATGATGCCGAAAGGGCCGGAGGCGCTGACGCTGTCCAAGATGAATATGATGGGCATGGGCACGGCCATGATGAAAATGGTGATGAAAAAGAAAAATGTCGATTCGCTACCCGCATTGATTGCCGCCGCACGATTTGCCGGTGCCAAACTTGTGGTTTGTACGATGTCGATGGATGTGATGGGGATCAAGCCTGAAGAGCTGATTGATGGTATTGAGTATGGCGGGGTTGCCGCCTTTCTCGGCGAGGCGGATCAATCCAATGTGACAATGTTCATCTAG
- a CDS encoding sugar transferase: MTVTIAPYLTWRQRFFRSSIPLLLSDLFAIVAAYFTMLFIRFYSSTGHDFFTWVNVTLGLRDTGDVGSDIAHFYFYNAPRILLLLSGTILFLYGYMNLYSRRRFIRRHDEVLSIVIANILALSLFYGYFYLTRNEFHPRSVFASLLAVNVGFTVLCRLMTVALMDRSKLAITRVLLVGSGQESEFIDRYITITKSAGLSIAARLPIDPLLSTEQLLAKIKTEVQRHRCQMILCADNSLSVSQIMQLLELGESLGQEVKILSDKLNVLINEAGMGSDFFMELPLVHFAVSPIGKWHHQLRQVTMQLLAAFILIGALPFMLLTAILIKITSRGPVFFMQDRIGINRRPFRMYKFRTMNDRADELQAQIEEFNESGEGLFKIKRDPRITSTGRFLRRFSLDELPQLINVVRGEMTLVGPRPLPKRDFENYYEEWHYSRHSGLPGLTCLWQVSGRSDISFHNMCILDDYYLRNQSFMLDLKILLRTIGVVLFAKGAY, encoded by the coding sequence ATGACGGTCACCATCGCACCCTATCTTACCTGGCGGCAACGTTTTTTTCGATCATCCATACCCCTCCTACTCAGCGATCTATTTGCCATCGTCGCCGCCTATTTCACGATGTTGTTTATCAGATTTTACAGTTCAACAGGCCATGACTTCTTCACCTGGGTCAACGTCACGCTCGGCCTGCGAGACACGGGGGATGTGGGTAGTGACATTGCCCACTTCTACTTCTACAACGCACCCCGGATTCTGTTGCTGCTAAGCGGAACGATTCTATTCCTCTATGGCTATATGAATCTTTACTCCCGGCGACGTTTTATCCGCCGGCACGACGAAGTCTTATCAATAGTCATCGCCAACATCCTCGCTCTAAGTTTGTTCTACGGGTATTTCTATCTAACCCGAAACGAATTCCATCCACGAAGTGTGTTTGCAAGCCTGCTCGCCGTAAACGTTGGGTTCACCGTCCTGTGTCGCCTCATGACTGTGGCACTTATGGATCGATCCAAACTGGCCATAACCCGGGTACTTCTGGTCGGGAGCGGGCAGGAATCTGAATTCATAGATCGTTACATCACCATCACGAAATCAGCGGGATTATCCATCGCAGCCCGCCTCCCTATCGATCCTTTACTTTCCACAGAGCAACTTCTTGCCAAAATCAAAACGGAGGTGCAGCGGCACCGATGCCAAATGATCCTATGCGCCGACAACAGTTTATCCGTATCACAAATCATGCAACTCTTAGAATTAGGCGAGAGTTTGGGCCAGGAAGTTAAAATTCTTTCCGACAAACTCAATGTACTGATCAACGAAGCGGGTATGGGCTCTGATTTTTTCATGGAGCTCCCCTTGGTGCATTTCGCCGTCTCCCCTATTGGAAAGTGGCACCACCAGTTACGGCAAGTAACCATGCAATTACTGGCCGCATTCATACTGATTGGCGCGCTCCCCTTTATGCTTCTGACGGCCATCTTGATTAAAATCACAAGCCGGGGCCCTGTGTTTTTCATGCAGGATCGGATAGGAATCAACCGCCGTCCATTTCGGATGTATAAATTCCGGACCATGAACGATCGCGCCGATGAATTACAGGCACAAATCGAGGAATTCAATGAATCAGGCGAAGGCTTGTTCAAGATCAAGCGGGACCCTCGAATTACCTCGACGGGCCGTTTCTTGCGACGATTCAGTCTGGACGAGCTTCCGCAGCTGATCAACGTCGTGAGGGGAGAAATGACCCTGGTGGGGCCCCGTCCATTACCGAAACGGGACTTTGAGAACTACTATGAGGAGTGGCACTACAGCCGGCACAGCGGGTTGCCAGGGTTAACGTGCCTGTGGCAGGTCTCAGGGAGAAGTGACATCAGCTTCCATAACATGTGCATTCTGGACGACTATTACCTTCGCAACCAGAGCTTCATGCTGGATCTTAAAATCCTGTTACGCACCATCGGGGTGGTACTGTTCGCCAAGGGAGCTTATTGA
- a CDS encoding exosortase-associated EpsI family protein: MKEAQTKAVGIVILLLILVGCSTWFTPPVHYTGYIRLRTDGLPAQVGRYEGTDIYFCQNQQCLAVFSAPELRQTNVCTKCGHELNTMSPAERGVLPADTMILKKRYSAQGEPPIFVSVVFSGENQRSIHRPQRCLPGQGYVIENTRTLTVPRTGKNPLKVEVLSVRTQLGGGGEKQTVCMTYAYWYTGGDYETPFHFDRLAKTAMDRIFKNRLDRWAYVALSIQHNPSEDHTLELESFISHLYPLIQKD; the protein is encoded by the coding sequence ATGAAGGAGGCGCAGACCAAGGCAGTTGGGATTGTCATCCTGTTATTAATCCTGGTGGGATGTTCAACTTGGTTTACGCCGCCCGTTCATTACACGGGGTACATCCGCTTGCGGACGGACGGGCTCCCTGCACAAGTTGGTCGATATGAGGGGACTGACATCTATTTCTGTCAAAACCAGCAATGTCTTGCGGTCTTCTCTGCTCCAGAGTTAAGGCAAACCAATGTGTGCACCAAGTGTGGCCATGAACTTAACACCATGTCGCCTGCGGAGAGAGGCGTCCTGCCCGCAGATACAATGATTCTGAAGAAACGTTACTCGGCACAGGGAGAGCCACCTATTTTTGTGAGTGTTGTGTTCAGCGGTGAGAATCAGCGCAGTATCCATCGTCCGCAACGCTGCTTGCCCGGACAGGGATATGTGATTGAAAATACTCGGACGTTGACTGTCCCGAGGACGGGAAAGAATCCACTGAAGGTCGAGGTGTTGAGCGTCAGGACTCAGTTAGGGGGAGGGGGCGAAAAACAGACCGTCTGCATGACTTATGCATATTGGTACACTGGAGGGGATTATGAAACCCCTTTCCACTTTGATCGATTGGCCAAGACTGCCATGGATCGTATTTTCAAAAATCGGCTCGATCGGTGGGCCTATGTTGCCCTTTCCATTCAACACAATCCATCCGAGGACCATACCCTGGAGTTGGAATCTTTCATCTCGCACTTGTACCCGTTGATTCAAAAGGACTAA
- a CDS encoding exosortase/archaeosortase family protein, translating to MMKLLFQKLPCCFKGERSLRWGTTFLWGIVATLVFMLYGLGGNVEEVEHIGRSSIRWMILEWNTKSGEYSHGWLVPLVSLAAIWRIRKELVAVPKKVCGYGLGIIGLALLLYWFGIKAQQTRLVLMSLPLLLWGIPVFVFGWSAGRLFIFPCAYLAFCVPLVFIDAVAFPLRLLASSLSEVLLNGVGIPVSRAGTAITSLTGGRFNIDVADPCSGLHSLMAMAALGAAYAYFNHRRALAQWMLFIGSLPIAVAGNVIRVASIAVVATFFGQENAMTFYHDYSGYVMFGAAVLLMMGLGNLIKHYVEKRGIQ from the coding sequence GAGCCTGAGGTGGGGCACGACTTTTCTTTGGGGGATAGTGGCGACCCTGGTGTTCATGCTTTACGGGTTAGGCGGCAATGTTGAGGAAGTTGAGCATATTGGTCGATCTTCGATTAGGTGGATGATCCTGGAATGGAACACTAAATCTGGAGAATATAGTCATGGGTGGTTGGTTCCATTAGTCAGTCTTGCCGCCATATGGAGAATTCGGAAAGAACTGGTGGCCGTGCCGAAAAAAGTTTGTGGTTATGGCTTAGGGATTATCGGCTTAGCCCTGTTGCTATACTGGTTTGGGATCAAAGCCCAGCAAACCCGCCTTGTATTAATGTCACTGCCCTTATTGCTTTGGGGGATTCCTGTTTTTGTGTTTGGATGGTCTGCGGGACGATTGTTTATTTTTCCCTGTGCTTATTTGGCGTTTTGTGTGCCACTGGTATTTATCGATGCAGTGGCATTTCCTCTACGACTTCTGGCGAGCAGTTTGTCGGAGGTCCTGTTAAATGGGGTGGGCATTCCTGTGAGTCGGGCAGGGACGGCGATCACCTCTTTGACGGGAGGACGATTTAACATCGATGTGGCCGACCCTTGTAGTGGGTTGCATTCCCTCATGGCTATGGCGGCCTTGGGGGCCGCTTACGCGTATTTCAACCATCGTCGTGCCCTGGCTCAATGGATGCTGTTTATCGGGAGTTTGCCCATTGCAGTGGCCGGTAATGTGATTCGGGTGGCCAGTATCGCCGTGGTGGCGACATTTTTCGGGCAGGAAAACGCGATGACTTTTTATCATGATTACTCAGGCTATGTGATGTTCGGGGCTGCGGTACTGTTGATGATGGGATTGGGGAATCTGATCAAGCACTATGTTGAAAAAAGGGGCATCCAATGA
- a CDS encoding O-antigen ligase family protein yields MQRFDTILGEILFGLLALITIGSTWLFGAWENWWFWPFVTLIFVASTCFTTRLMLSARLGTARLNFSTISFTLMLAWLPFLLYALIRAIQTDVPMDAERSFLLQLTPFLLGLMAAVGLSESKQRWLAMLLLANIVLIGIYGIANHILAGNAKVLWVAGFPQYQEGYHRATGTYFCPDHFSGLMEIGLALSLALTLTKSTPLVQRIIAAGLSGIALWGIILSRSRGGGIVAGIVILAALWLCTMSWDKRTRWLGRGGGLFCLIAGIIAFTAFGGHYVKRFKEYPWSELQHSDRYQMSAAALRAWRSAPWFGIGPGMHQNLWPHFASSPDGDRENGIWPTHINNTFHSFEAHDDWAQLLEEYGSVGLILFLGAIGTALWQIYRRWKRWANNLSLEPASNANNKFAWMLPGLLLAALAMAIHSFGDFNLQIPGTPWLLGILTGLTVAISSHAAPYRRNKHSETSNQQ; encoded by the coding sequence ATGCAACGATTCGACACCATATTGGGAGAGATTTTGTTCGGCTTATTGGCCCTGATTACCATCGGCTCAACCTGGCTCTTTGGGGCCTGGGAAAACTGGTGGTTTTGGCCTTTTGTGACCCTTATATTTGTCGCCAGCACATGCTTTACTACAAGGCTAATGCTGTCTGCCCGACTCGGGACCGCACGGCTGAACTTTTCCACCATCTCCTTCACGCTGATGCTGGCATGGCTGCCATTTTTACTTTATGCCTTGATTCGAGCCATTCAAACCGATGTCCCTATGGACGCCGAACGAAGCTTCCTGCTGCAACTCACCCCCTTCCTTTTGGGTTTAATGGCTGCAGTTGGGCTTTCTGAGTCAAAACAACGCTGGCTGGCCATGTTATTGCTTGCCAATATTGTTCTGATTGGGATCTATGGCATCGCCAATCACATACTGGCAGGCAATGCGAAAGTGCTCTGGGTCGCAGGCTTTCCGCAATATCAGGAAGGTTATCACCGCGCCACCGGCACCTACTTTTGCCCGGATCATTTTTCAGGCTTGATGGAGATCGGCCTCGCTCTGAGTCTGGCCTTGACGCTAACAAAATCTACACCGCTGGTTCAGCGGATTATTGCGGCAGGCTTGTCGGGCATCGCACTCTGGGGCATTATCTTAAGCCGTTCGCGGGGAGGAGGAATTGTCGCAGGCATCGTTATTTTGGCAGCCTTATGGCTTTGCACCATGTCATGGGACAAGCGAACCCGGTGGTTAGGACGAGGCGGGGGGCTATTCTGCTTGATCGCCGGGATCATCGCCTTCACTGCGTTTGGGGGACATTATGTGAAACGGTTTAAAGAATACCCATGGAGCGAACTTCAGCACTCTGATCGTTATCAAATGTCAGCTGCGGCCCTGCGGGCTTGGCGCTCCGCCCCTTGGTTCGGGATTGGCCCCGGCATGCATCAAAATCTCTGGCCTCACTTTGCGTCCTCACCTGACGGGGATCGTGAAAACGGGATCTGGCCGACGCACATAAACAACACCTTTCATTCATTCGAGGCCCATGATGATTGGGCTCAATTACTTGAGGAATATGGCAGCGTGGGCCTGATACTATTTCTTGGGGCCATTGGTACAGCACTCTGGCAAATTTACCGCCGATGGAAACGATGGGCAAACAACCTATCTTTGGAGCCCGCCTCAAACGCTAACAACAAATTTGCATGGATGTTGCCAGGACTCCTGCTCGCAGCGCTTGCCATGGCCATCCATTCATTCGGTGACTTCAATCTACAGATCCCTGGTACCCCCTGGTTGCTAGGAATCCTGACGGGACTGACGGTGGCTATTTCGAGCCACGCCGCGCCCTATCGCAGGAATAAACATTCCGAAACGAGCAACCAACAATGA
- a CDS encoding Crp/Fnr family transcriptional regulator, with the protein MIKGYQFLAESSFFKELSRDSVKALAAICSVKELKKRSFLFHEGDPGRALFLLRRGAIQLHKTAPDGSEVVIKIVQPSEVFAEVVLFERENYPVTAVALSDCDVIVFPRADVHHLLNSEGFRNDFIAMLMRKQRYLAERIVQQQAHDVEGRLLWFLKEQFGNQKTVTLSISKKDIAGAIGTTPETLSRLILKLKKRKLLTWTGKTLTRHGL; encoded by the coding sequence ATGATTAAAGGTTATCAGTTTCTCGCAGAAAGCAGTTTTTTCAAGGAACTATCACGAGATAGCGTTAAGGCACTTGCAGCCATCTGCTCTGTGAAAGAATTAAAAAAGCGGAGTTTCCTGTTTCACGAAGGCGATCCTGGTCGCGCGCTGTTTTTATTGCGGCGGGGCGCCATCCAACTCCACAAGACAGCCCCTGACGGCAGCGAAGTGGTCATTAAAATCGTCCAACCCAGTGAGGTTTTCGCTGAAGTTGTTCTATTTGAGCGAGAGAATTATCCTGTGACCGCCGTGGCACTGTCTGATTGCGATGTAATCGTCTTTCCGCGGGCCGACGTTCATCACCTGCTCAACAGCGAAGGCTTCCGTAACGACTTCATTGCCATGCTGATGCGCAAACAACGCTATCTTGCTGAACGCATCGTTCAGCAACAGGCCCATGACGTGGAAGGGCGACTGCTTTGGTTCCTGAAGGAGCAGTTTGGCAACCAAAAGACCGTAACTCTGTCGATTTCCAAAAAAGACATTGCGGGCGCCATCGGGACTACACCGGAAACCCTGTCCCGCCTGATCTTGAAGTTAAAAAAACGCAAGTTACTTACCTGGACGGGTAAAACTCTTACCCGTCATGGACTGTGA